A genomic region of Streptomyces rimosus contains the following coding sequences:
- a CDS encoding ankyrin repeat domain-containing protein — MSDANTEPQGPDTTEHAHDPEVLQLAAKVFDLARHGDTSTLAAYVDAGVPATLTNDKGDSLVMLAAYHGHADTVAALLERGADPDRPNDRGQTPLAGAVFKGEDAVVRLLVAHGADPAAGTPSAVDTARMFQKGELLGLFGAE, encoded by the coding sequence ATGAGTGACGCGAACACGGAGCCGCAGGGTCCCGACACGACCGAGCACGCCCACGACCCCGAGGTACTACAGCTCGCGGCCAAGGTCTTCGACCTGGCCCGGCACGGCGACACCAGCACCCTCGCCGCCTACGTCGACGCCGGGGTCCCCGCCACCCTCACCAACGACAAGGGCGACTCCCTGGTGATGCTCGCCGCCTACCACGGCCACGCCGACACCGTGGCCGCCCTCCTGGAACGCGGCGCCGACCCCGACCGCCCCAACGACCGCGGCCAGACCCCCCTGGCCGGCGCCGTCTTCAAGGGCGAGGACGCGGTCGTACGCCTCCTGGTGGCCCACGGCGCCGACCCGGCCGCGGGGACGCCGTCGGCGGTGGACACGGCGCGGATGTTCCAGAAGGGGGAGTTGCTGGGGTTGTTCGGGGCGGAGTGA